Genomic window (Rosa chinensis cultivar Old Blush chromosome 6, RchiOBHm-V2, whole genome shotgun sequence):
ACgttaaacacacacaaataaagAGACTCTTGAGAAAATGCAACTGAATTACAAAGTAAGGCTCAGATTTACTTTCACGAGAAGAAAGGAATAATGAAGTTCAGAATAAATTTGATGAATGATAACCAATTGCATTGTCAATTGTCATGGCTACAAAAAACACTACACCTCAAGGCTCAAGGTGTCTATGAAAGCTTCAGCAATTATCAGCATGAAAATATATAGATAGTACTCATATAAAAACTTGCATTGATCTGCTAATCTAGCGTCAAAAAGATCAAAATATGCAAGAGAGATCGTTAAAGAGATCAAAATATGCAATAGCAAGCAATTAAGGTGCTGGATCGATTCATCCATACCCGGACATTAGTACGTCTTCCACCGTCAAGAATCTTCTAGTACTCTGTTGCATTAATAGAGGCAGCAGCCACTAACTAGTCACTGTGTCGACCACAATAGACTTTAGTGAAGGGCATCCAAGTATCACATGTTCCACATCACATGCATTGAGATACTCACCATATAAGCGCAACACAAGAGATTCTAAGCACATATGACTTGAAAACTTACGAATACCAGCTCCAGTCACCGAACACCAACTTAAATCAAGCCTCTCCAAGCTGAGGCAATTTTCAGCAAGAGCAACAACACTCTCGACCCCCGCGTACAAGTTCAATCTCTTGAGTGTTTTGACAACCCGAGATTGCCACACCTCCGATGTCGGTGACATCTGATGACAAGTGAGCCAAATTCAGGTCCTCCAAGCAATGCATCTTCTGCAACCGCAAGACCCCAACACCAGTAATTTTAGAGCACCAAGCAAGGACCGATGTCTAGAGGGTTTTTGAGACAGTCCCATTTGCCAGAAAACCCAATCCTCTATCCGTAATGCCAAAACACCATTCCAAATTCAAATAGCTAATAGAGCAGGATGACCCAATTGCTTCAAGGGATCTGTCATTGATGGAGAAGAAACAATTATTCAAATCTAAGTATGTAAATTATGTGCTAAGTTTACAAACGAAACTCTCCCTCTAGGCGAAACCCGAGACAATTTGGGACACCCTCTTGCCAAAGCGCATAAACCTGCTTTGTCTGCAATGTCAAAGACGGCCTTTGGAATTAAGGTTGATCACCTCGATATTGGGACAGGTTTTAGCTATGAATTTGAGGTCGGTTTCGCTGATATCCTTGGACGTTTCGAATGTGACTAAATTGGGGAATTGACTGAGAAATTCAGGTCCGAGGAGAAGAATTGATGGTCGGGTTAGACCCTCCACTCTCAGCCATTGCTTGCAGACTTTGGAGAAGGATTTTCTATCATCTGGGTCGCTTAACCTTTCGAAGATTAGGCCTACTTCATCGTCACTCAGCAAACAATTTTCCatagtttttcttttgccatGCATATTTACTGTTTTGGTTTGCCAACTCTGTTAACAGTCCAATTGTTCCACAAACTTCTCGGCCATTTTTTCAAATCAATCACATATAATTGACTTTCCTCCAAAGTATTATGCTCAATAACTCACTTTGATCTTATAGTTGCCTTATTATAATTTATACATTATACATTAAGATGACTTTTGATGTAACTTTggtaagagagaaaaaaaaagtacattTCTCTTTATCAGAGTAAGGTAGTTGTACCTTGagtagttttaaatacacacctctATTTTCTTAATACACACCCCACACTCAATACACCACatatttaatttttcattctaatattaGACTAGATACACATCCCAAATgacctaaaatacccttaatctctaaaaccatgaaatatcatattatttgactatattaagattattatttaatattatatattagtatattgagatttcataattttcttttacatattttcttTTGCTGGAAATTTTGGCCTATCCCAACTCCATTACGACATCAATCAATTGGAATTTGaatataaaattttgaacatTTGCAAGTCCTTCAAAATTTAAACTTTCAATATGATCTGCAAAATTTACACTTTCATGCACTACATGTTCAATATGTTATGCAAGATGAAAACTAAAAACTgatagaaataaaaataaaataaaaacctaaaTGCTTTGCTTTCTTACTCTACTCACTCTCACAACTTACTAGCTACCACCTCCAAAACGACGGTAGATCCCAATGAGATAGCTTTCGAGATTACGTTGAATTATATTCAATACAAGATGAAGAATACATATGCCAACTGAAGATTGTTGAACGAGGTCTTCAAATTCATGTCCGTAGTCGAAATTCAGGTGATGAAGTGCGGAGAAGAAAGATGTATTGCAACGTACGTATAGGGTTTAGAAAAATAGACATAGAAATGCGtgattcaattttttcttcttctaatacaaagatgtctattttggtcatttaacatacttataaaatttaatttgaaatataaaataatagggatgtgtattaagtagttaggggtgtgtatttaaaatttctcttgtACCTTTCACAAGGCAAAATAATACTGTAACTTCTAATTAGACTAGTATGAAATTGACGGATTAAATGTCAATATGTGCCAAAAATTGAGGTAATTAACTTTTGGACATAAGGATAGTATCTGCAACCTACAACCTAGATGGTAGATAACTAGCTCAATTAACCCAACAAATTTTATCAAACTCTAACTATTCGAATTCTACCCCCAATTGgtgtaaaaaagaaaacaatccgAAAAAGCCGTGCACTAGTAACGAACAAATAAAGGCACCCATCCCTGTGAATTACATAACCCATGAAGGCCCCAACAGAAGCCTAACCTTTTTTCTTCATTATCGAAAAAATGATTTCATTTACGATTTATCAatcatgagttaatttaatCTGCACAGACCGGCCGGCGATGGAAATACTACCACGTACTATTACCATAACTCAATCACTTGGATCTTTTGAATCATtagttttagacttttagtgGGGCGTGTGAACTTAAACCGGCCTGAGGTTAGGCCATCAATGATTATTCATGTGTTTATCTTCTGTATCATATTAATCAtattctcaaaattatacatTGTAAGCAAGTTTTAGAGCTCCTCTTTACCCAAACAGATATCTTTTCACTCTTTTGACAAGATAGTTTTGCGTAGATCAATGATACTTTTGTAGCCTCAATCAAATCTGTATTCCAATCATTGAACTTTGAGAATCACTCATCTAAAAACCTTATATTACGTACATCAGCAAAAACTAGATCAATAAATATGGTGAATAATAACATATTAATTAGTGAGCTCTTACAAAGAAAATACTCAATTCTGGGCCAACTGCACCATCTGGATTTATCATGTACAAAGACTCAGAATCCTTTGATCCAACCACCCTATCAAACCTTGCCCTTATATATGTCAGTTCCCCATCTGCTGCATATTCCTTCTCCGATGGACTTGGAAGTACTCCAGCACCCATTGAAACCCCTCTCAAAGTTTGCATAACATGAAGCTCATCCTCTGACATTTGTTTCCTCCTAATCGAATACCCAACTTTTCTCCCATTACAATACACAGCCCAAACAAACTCCTCTAACACCTTCTTCTTGTGCGTCTTGGTCTCGCTCTCCAGTGCGATTCGGACTATATCCGATGCCATTTCCTTGTGGAAAACATTGCTGTGCATTGGCAGCTCTATTACAAAGATTGGCATGCAATGAGGGTCTTCTTGTATTGCCAGGCTCACTCTGCCTTTGCGATAACCAAAAATTGTACCTGTTGTGGCATGGTCTTTGAGTAGAGGCTTTCGGGGTCTGCCCAACAGAGCCACCATTTTGCAACCTGATGTCAACATGGGAAAGAGTTTGAACATCTTGAGGAGGCCTccggatgatgatgatgaagacttTGATGAACGCTTTTCGGTTGTGGAATTGGTGGTAGTAGTATGCCGGATCAAAGAAAAGAGGGCTGAGTTTTCCATGTTATAGAATGGGCTAGAGCGCACAGATGGCATTGTTGGGGTTCTGGATATGATATCAGTTTCAAGGAAGAGTAGAAGGGTATGTTAGAGATGACTGTCTGGTTGTGTACGCTGattggaaatatatatatatatagacaagGGAAGGTTGGAGAAAAACTTGCGTGGCACGTCATCATGCTGATGTGCCACTGAAAACCAATAATACAATGAATTTGCTTTCTAAAGTCATTGTGGATAGGACCTTAGTTATGAGACATTTCATTAATCACTTTAAACGCGTGTAATTTAAAGTCTATTTCAATAGAAAATTAAAGTGTTTGATGAGATTTCTCATGGAGTTTCCTTTTCACAATTTTATGGGGACAACTTCCAAATTCCGTCATCACCACTTGTCATGTCACACATATTAAGGTAGAGAGAGTTCTCAGGCCTTGTTGGGAGGAAAATAGGAGCTTGAAACTAATTGTTCAGTTCGGGTGGGGGTATGTTTATGTCCTTGGAATCTATGAAGGCGGGAATTCGGAATAGAGACACTTCAAGTTGGTTAAGAGTGAAAGGAAACTTAATGGGACTAAAAGATTGATGTGACAAAGTTTAGTGAAGAAAAGGAGAAGGGGCTTGAATGTGATAAGATAAGAAGAGGTCGGACCACACAGGTTGTGGGGaaggaaggaagaaaaacaaactgAAAAAGCATCAAGAGCTAGAAAAAGGACTGCGGCAATGTTGGTTTAGCATGTGCCTCTCTGATCATCACATTGAGCATCAATGTCACTTGCTTTATTGCTTTTCCAAACCCCATCCCATCCTAAATGCTCAATAATTATTTAGGTGCAGCTCATCTTTTTCTCCCTCGCCCGTACTGTTCTGCTTCTGTTCATTCAATCCATGGCACTCAACTCTGCTTTTTGCTATTGTTGGTGACTATCACTTTCCTTGGCTCCTTTTGAGTTCCTCCCTCTTCTATATGTCAGACCATGGTCATTCTCTTATCAGAAAACCCATGTTAGGCAGCCAAAGGTAATGATTGATCGAAATACTTGGTCACATTACTCACAGCTTCACAGGTCTGATTTGTGTCCATCATCGCAGTCACGGATCCAAAATTTATTTTCGATCTATGGTTGAGACGAAACAGTCTACAATGCTTGCCCTAGTTATTACTGTATCTGTTTGTAGCAATTCTTCAAACACCCTGTAGACAACTCATCGAACACATTGCATTCCCTCACCCTCGTAACATATTTGCCCTTGTGTATAGTCCTCTTTTAAGCTTTTTAACAAATGTTTTACCTTGAGACTTTTAAGTAAATGTGTAAATAGAACCTATCAAGTATTTTCTTCGCTCAACACAAATATGACCTACCACACCGCTCTTGATCCACATTTTGATCATTTTGAGTGCAAATTTGTTCAGAAAGGTGCGAGTGAAGATACCGAAAACTAATCCTTCAATTTCAGTAGCAAATAATCAAGGTTTAAACCCTTTAATTAGGGATTCACTGAATGTTTAATAACAAATTCCAAACTGAAACAGAAGGAGCCAGGGTCAGTGTCCGTGCTGGGGCTCGTTTGCGATGATCAATATAAAAGTAGTAGTGTCGGCATCACCATAAGACGAACCATAATCTTTTGACAATATTAAACAGCATCTGTTGCATTATATAGGCACCTTTCTACGGTGCCCACAATCACGAATTCAAGTTGGAGTTTTTTTGAAGTGTGTGGGTTGGATTTTTATAATTAGAAACAAAGCATTAAAGAGATAGGAACAAGGCTTCTACGTACTCCTTTGATCATGTTACGTCTACTTCTTTCTTCTATAGCTACAAATGAAATAGAGGTTTCACGCATAAATGCATGAACACAACTACTAATTTCACATCTGCCAGCTCCTGCTTTCTGTGTGAGATAAGCTTAATAATGAAATTTCAATTCTGTGGCGTCAACAAGAATTTTTCTTCAGTTTTATTGAGACATTCCAACCGACATCTGATTATTGTTTTGAGAAAAATATGAATGGAAAAAATTGAGG
Coding sequences:
- the LOC112172809 gene encoding protein MIZU-KUSSEI 1; the protein is MPSVRSSPFYNMENSALFSLIRHTTTTNSTTEKRSSKSSSSSSGGLLKMFKLFPMLTSGCKMVALLGRPRKPLLKDHATTGTIFGYRKGRVSLAIQEDPHCMPIFVIELPMHSNVFHKEMASDIVRIALESETKTHKKKVLEEFVWAVYCNGRKVGYSIRRKQMSEDELHVMQTLRGVSMGAGVLPSPSEKEYAADGELTYIRARFDRVVGSKDSESLYMINPDGAVGPELSIFFVRAH